A genomic window from Candidatus Obscuribacter sp. includes:
- a CDS encoding DUF1501 domain-containing protein, producing the protein MKLTRRSFLRKLALKGSGREHDHVLVCVFLRGGADTLNMFIPYGDDAYYKARPGLAVPPPAKSAGVSASQKDGPGNSQCALRLDDFYAMHPRMAPLVDIYKDGRLTAIQAVGTDNPTGSHFEAQDQIEHGEAYRRTIGGGWLGRHLRSQSDPDQPLSAVAIGTTIPESLRGAHGASAITSVDALRLKTPAEDPANVCAALASLYGADVGVLSEPGLATLKLLDQVQKLSDRAYKPLAGVEYPAGSLGDGMREIARLIKANVGLEVACIDHNGWDTHFFQGATTGLHADNVGELSLALSAFDRDLLKERNRVTTIVMTEFGRRSYQNGSLGTDHGRGFTMFALGARVKGGKILGKWPGLIEDEEQAQYLLGPTGLKIQIDYRSVLSEVLTGVLGNHSVQDVFPGFVPESVGLIESAGLIT; encoded by the coding sequence ATGAAGCTGACCAGAAGAAGTTTTTTGCGTAAGTTGGCGCTCAAAGGAAGCGGGCGTGAGCACGACCATGTGCTGGTCTGTGTCTTTTTGCGCGGGGGAGCCGACACTCTCAATATGTTTATCCCTTATGGAGACGATGCTTACTACAAAGCACGCCCCGGGCTTGCTGTGCCGCCTCCCGCTAAAAGCGCTGGTGTGAGTGCTAGTCAAAAAGATGGTCCAGGCAATAGTCAGTGCGCATTGCGGCTGGATGATTTTTACGCCATGCACCCCCGTATGGCGCCCTTGGTCGATATATACAAGGATGGCAGACTGACAGCAATCCAGGCGGTGGGCACGGATAATCCAACAGGCTCACATTTTGAAGCCCAAGACCAGATAGAGCATGGCGAGGCCTATCGCCGCACTATAGGTGGTGGGTGGCTCGGGCGTCACCTGCGCAGTCAGTCAGACCCTGACCAGCCCCTGTCGGCTGTAGCTATAGGCACTACCATACCGGAGTCTCTGCGCGGTGCCCACGGCGCTAGCGCCATCACTAGCGTCGATGCTTTGAGGCTCAAGACACCTGCCGAGGACCCTGCCAATGTCTGTGCTGCGCTTGCCAGTCTTTATGGGGCTGATGTCGGTGTGCTCAGTGAGCCTGGTCTGGCCACACTCAAACTGCTTGATCAGGTGCAAAAGTTGAGCGACCGAGCCTACAAACCACTGGCTGGTGTTGAGTATCCGGCTGGCTCGCTTGGTGATGGTATGCGAGAAATCGCCCGACTCATTAAGGCAAACGTTGGGCTTGAGGTGGCTTGCATCGACCATAATGGTTGGGATACACACTTTTTTCAGGGCGCTACCACGGGCTTGCACGCCGACAATGTGGGTGAGCTGTCCCTTGCTCTAAGCGCATTTGACCGCGACTTACTCAAGGAGCGCAATCGAGTCACTACTATCGTCATGACTGAGTTTGGTCGCCGCTCCTATCAAAATGGCTCACTAGGTACGGATCATGGACGTGGCTTTACCATGTTTGCTCTTGGTGCCAGGGTCAAGGGTGGCAAAATCCTTGGTAAATGGCCAGGACTTATTGAGGATGAGGAGCAAGCTCAGTATCTGCTCGGACCTACGGGACTAAAAATACAGATAGACTATCGCTCGGTCTTGAGCGAGGTGCTCACTGGTGTTCTTGGTAACCACAGTGTTCAAGATGTCTTCCCAGGATTTGTTCCAGAGTCAGTTGGCTTGATTGAGAGCGCCGGTTTAATTACTTAA
- a CDS encoding two pore domain potassium channel family protein — MSELLNIIYAVLGVSLIVMVLSDVFQSIIVPHYLPRGMRLSPLLVSKLMWLPLHRWMLKHTRDNKAETALTMFAPAAMMALLTFWLAVVTIGYALILFAVRAHVQPPLPDFESALYFAASSVLTIGFGDVVACASLGRLTVICAALSGLVLLAIAVSYMFAIQSHFHSREVASQIISSRHGHSGNGAVFYHCLKTEGNSASSLELAERWITEINQSHAAYPLLLYFRSRSPKASWLLQLNVVLDAVTIALAMQESEHHSLHKSIYQNGCRAVDTFSTYLALKEQIKVFKQDPVVFEEIFRTLGAEDPRKAANKFASLRQRYYPSLFVLSDYFLIYLPPLSVVNGHRIAMDAESLSQQVNEIAYIESPTIPPGSGFIFK; from the coding sequence ATGTCTGAGCTGCTCAATATCATCTATGCCGTACTGGGCGTATCACTAATTGTGATGGTATTGTCTGACGTCTTTCAATCAATTATCGTGCCTCACTATCTGCCCAGAGGGATGAGACTGTCACCACTACTGGTATCAAAGCTGATGTGGCTGCCCTTGCACCGCTGGATGCTCAAACATACCCGTGACAATAAAGCCGAAACAGCGCTAACTATGTTTGCACCAGCTGCAATGATGGCTCTTTTGACATTTTGGCTAGCAGTAGTGACAATCGGTTATGCCCTGATACTATTTGCAGTGAGAGCCCATGTGCAGCCGCCCTTGCCTGACTTTGAATCAGCTCTGTATTTTGCCGCCAGCTCTGTTTTGACAATCGGATTTGGTGATGTGGTGGCATGTGCGTCACTGGGTCGATTGACTGTCATTTGTGCAGCTCTATCTGGACTTGTACTTCTGGCAATTGCAGTCTCTTATATGTTTGCCATTCAATCGCATTTTCATTCAAGAGAAGTAGCATCGCAAATAATTTCATCAAGACATGGTCACAGTGGCAATGGTGCTGTCTTTTATCATTGCCTTAAAACCGAAGGCAACAGTGCAAGCAGCCTGGAACTAGCAGAAAGATGGATTACCGAAATCAATCAAAGCCACGCAGCCTATCCACTGCTCTTGTACTTCCGCTCACGCAGCCCCAAAGCGTCCTGGCTCTTGCAACTAAATGTGGTGCTTGATGCTGTCACCATAGCGCTGGCAATGCAAGAATCAGAGCATCACTCGCTACACAAATCAATTTATCAAAACGGCTGTCGAGCTGTTGATACTTTTAGCACCTATCTAGCTCTCAAAGAGCAAATCAAAGTGTTTAAGCAAGATCCTGTGGTCTTTGAGGAGATATTTAGAACACTGGGAGCCGAAGACCCACGTAAGGCAGCAAACAAGTTTGCCAGCCTGAGACAGCGCTATTATCCATCACTCTTTGTTTTATCCGACTACTTTTTGATTTACCTGCCACCCCTGAGCGTGGTCAATGGACATCGCATCGCAATGGACGCTGAGTCACTCTCGCAGCAAGTCAACGAAATAGCCTACATCGAGTCTCCGACGATACCTCCGGGCTCTGGATTTATCTTTAAATAG
- a CDS encoding DUF5076 domain-containing protein, whose product MSELLAPDGVSTDKDRELIRIWFARAGASAVSIDTCLSNPAMNGRLILDLAIAIARDYAASGQYPGTAEDAFARILALLRAELESERDSGQVSSDFKDQQ is encoded by the coding sequence GTGAGTGAACTGTTAGCGCCTGATGGCGTCTCTACCGACAAAGACCGCGAACTAATTCGGATCTGGTTTGCTCGAGCTGGGGCTTCGGCTGTATCAATCGATACCTGCCTGAGTAATCCAGCCATGAATGGCCGGCTGATACTGGACTTGGCCATAGCCATAGCCCGCGACTATGCGGCAAGCGGACAATATCCCGGTACTGCCGAGGATGCTTTTGCCCGTATCCTGGCGTTACTAAGAGCTGAGCTTGAGTCAGAGCGAGACAGCGGGCAAGTCTCGAGCGATTTTAAAGACCAGCAATAA
- a CDS encoding DUF5076 domain-containing protein — translation MAELPIPAQIDKISDAELLRVWTVEGALAVRSNPGVHVDPAFYGVVLADLVSHLAQITARATGLSPEQCKADIISAFDRELHPSE, via the coding sequence ATGGCGGAGCTGCCCATACCAGCTCAAATTGACAAAATCAGTGACGCTGAGCTTTTGCGTGTCTGGACAGTAGAGGGCGCTCTGGCAGTGCGCAGTAATCCTGGTGTGCACGTCGACCCGGCCTTTTACGGAGTGGTCCTGGCAGATCTCGTTAGCCATCTAGCGCAAATCACCGCCCGTGCCACAGGTTTAAGCCCCGAGCAATGTAAAGCTGACATAATCAGTGCCTTTGACCGGGAGCTACACCCCAGTGAGTGA
- a CDS encoding nuclear transport factor 2 family protein — protein MTSQKLAKVALIAITLCIASAQMPQAMAKKVTKTKTVVTKTSTQTTDLSSQIRAQVAKLQKGLADADYKAIGALWSNDGTYTGSEGAEYKGRDAVQNRFKDVIAEGGKQLVMLDVLSVRSVADNVAIAEGVVRRKTLPISISPETRFTMVLSKQGGNWLVDSAVETPMTAVASVNPLKDLNWMIGYWSAQNNGGSVKMKAEWAANQNFITCSYETKKSPESPAVDSKQVIGWDPREERFVSWHFDSNGGYGHGTWEKVGNKWVVRAGGMDRDGSVNASTTLLTYNDQDSFTFQSVDRSVDGVPFSDGVPLKVQRITK, from the coding sequence ATGACTTCTCAAAAGCTAGCAAAAGTCGCCCTTATAGCGATCACTCTTTGCATCGCCTCCGCTCAAATGCCCCAGGCGATGGCTAAGAAAGTTACCAAAACCAAGACTGTCGTCACAAAAACCAGTACTCAAACAACTGATTTGAGCTCTCAAATCCGCGCCCAGGTGGCAAAATTACAAAAGGGTCTGGCAGATGCGGACTACAAAGCAATAGGCGCATTGTGGAGCAATGACGGCACTTACACCGGCTCAGAGGGCGCTGAGTACAAAGGTCGCGACGCAGTCCAAAATAGATTTAAAGATGTCATTGCCGAAGGCGGCAAACAACTGGTCATGCTTGATGTGCTCAGTGTGCGCTCGGTGGCAGACAACGTTGCAATTGCCGAGGGTGTTGTCCGTAGAAAAACATTGCCGATAAGTATCAGTCCCGAAACTCGCTTCACCATGGTACTGAGCAAACAGGGCGGCAACTGGCTCGTTGATAGCGCAGTCGAAACACCAATGACAGCTGTAGCCAGCGTCAATCCACTCAAAGACTTGAACTGGATGATCGGTTACTGGTCAGCCCAAAACAACGGCGGCTCAGTCAAAATGAAAGCTGAATGGGCAGCCAATCAAAACTTCATAACCTGCTCCTATGAGACTAAAAAATCACCCGAGAGCCCTGCTGTAGACAGCAAACAAGTAATCGGTTGGGACCCCAGAGAAGAGCGCTTTGTCTCCTGGCACTTTGACTCCAATGGCGGCTATGGTCACGGTACCTGGGAAAAAGTTGGCAATAAATGGGTCGTACGCGCCGGTGGCATGGACCGTGATGGCAGTGTCAACGCATCGACAACCCTCCTTACTTATAACGACCAGGATTCATTCACGTTTCAGTCAGTAGACCGCTCGGTAGACGGAGTTCCGTTTTCGGATGGCGTGCCATTAAAAGTACAGCGCATCACCAAGTAA
- a CDS encoding tetratricopeptide repeat protein, with translation MSKTTVGTLIVLLALTGASKADAATKSGANKLSGSKAAAKQAFATTGGEWQREMSLAQELMAAQNLKTAESHYQKALTYVSAQDSANFAHTLQGLGLTKYYLDDFRAAATLFEKTQDVIDQAKITDIWMVELNYEMLSRAYRHLDQPNRSEIYALKALDFSAAKIGKQTRTYALCLRNIGILRHGQHRYIEAEEYFSQCLDILKKAPDTSKDVMEDLISLREENLASLDKLKSLSVGK, from the coding sequence TTGTCAAAAACCACAGTCGGGACATTGATAGTGTTGCTAGCTCTAACCGGCGCTAGTAAAGCAGACGCAGCGACAAAATCTGGCGCCAATAAGCTCTCTGGCTCCAAAGCGGCAGCCAAACAGGCATTTGCCACCACCGGCGGTGAATGGCAAAGAGAAATGTCTTTAGCACAAGAGCTAATGGCTGCCCAAAATCTAAAAACAGCTGAGAGTCACTACCAGAAAGCCTTGACTTATGTAAGCGCTCAGGACTCGGCTAATTTTGCCCACACCCTGCAGGGTCTGGGGCTGACTAAATACTACCTCGATGATTTTAGAGCGGCTGCTACTCTATTTGAAAAGACCCAGGATGTAATTGATCAGGCAAAAATCACCGACATCTGGATGGTAGAACTCAATTACGAGATGCTCTCGCGCGCTTACCGCCACTTAGATCAACCTAACCGCTCCGAAATTTATGCCTTAAAGGCACTGGACTTTAGTGCTGCCAAAATAGGTAAACAAACCCGCACCTATGCTCTGTGCCTGCGCAATATTGGTATTTTGCGCCATGGTCAACACCGCTACATAGAAGCCGAAGAATATTTTAGTCAATGTCTTGATATCCTCAAAAAAGCTCCAGATACCTCTAAAGACGTGATGGAAGACCTGATCAGCCTGAGAGAAGAAAATCTAGCCAGTCTGGACAAGCTCAAGTCTCTAAGCGTTGGCAAATAG
- a CDS encoding ABC-2 family transporter protein codes for MCKQWTKYKSYLKLVAAYIRLNCNIQLEYKGAFVSQFAAMFLNNSAWLAFWLLFFDRFPVVKGFGQNDVVTLWSICAAGFGLSSTFFYNVQELAPLIGRGQLDTWMLYPRALLPHLALGKMSATAVGDLAFGYITYVLLVRPDCAHFALFVLLTLSVAMLFVGFNLIRGSLAFFVGNAEVLSEQWFFSMITFSTYPSSLFDGWVKLVLYTLIPAGFVSGLPVEALKHFDLTCAALALAGAFAMLLVGIFCFYLGLNHYQSGNLIEMRN; via the coding sequence ATGTGCAAACAATGGACTAAATACAAAAGCTATCTCAAACTTGTAGCTGCCTATATTCGCCTCAATTGCAATATTCAGCTAGAGTACAAAGGAGCCTTTGTTTCGCAGTTTGCCGCCATGTTTTTAAACAATTCAGCATGGCTTGCATTCTGGCTATTATTCTTTGACCGCTTCCCTGTGGTCAAAGGCTTTGGCCAAAATGATGTAGTCACGCTGTGGTCCATTTGTGCAGCGGGGTTTGGTCTATCCAGCACCTTTTTTTATAACGTGCAGGAGCTGGCCCCGCTCATAGGCCGCGGTCAACTGGACACATGGATGCTCTATCCAAGGGCACTCCTGCCACATCTGGCCCTGGGCAAAATGAGTGCGACGGCCGTGGGCGATTTGGCTTTTGGCTATATCACCTATGTCCTTTTAGTGCGCCCTGACTGCGCCCACTTTGCCCTCTTTGTTCTGCTCACTTTGTCAGTAGCCATGCTCTTTGTAGGCTTTAACCTGATCAGAGGGAGTCTGGCATTCTTTGTCGGTAACGCTGAGGTATTGTCGGAGCAATGGTTCTTTTCGATGATTACATTCTCGACTTATCCCAGCTCGCTTTTTGATGGTTGGGTCAAGCTTGTACTCTACACACTGATTCCGGCTGGCTTTGTCAGCGGTCTACCGGTAGAAGCTCTCAAGCACTTTGACCTGACTTGTGCAGCACTAGCTCTGGCTGGAGCATTTGCCATGTTGCTTGTGGGTATATTTTGCTTTTATCTGGGCTTAAACCACTATCAATCAGGCAATCTCATCGAAATGCGTAATTAG
- a CDS encoding ABC-2 family transporter protein: MIKILKQIWAVTKVSARSNLAYPGEVLGRTVFMAVILYIFLKLWQATYSQSGATRLGDMTLAQMLWYLTITESIYMSAPRLTRQVDEDVRTGTLAVRLIKPMSYPLYCISFCLGERSVRFVFNLLIGAVITFCLVGAVPVSPFSLAMLAVACLFGFILDAFGQLIVGLGAFWLEDTSGLFLIYTRLVMIFGGMLIPLELFPHWLKEIVVFTPFPYLVYGPVHLFLHPSLTEFVVLLKSQLICILALGLVAAFVYGQAKARICAHGG; the protein is encoded by the coding sequence ATGATAAAAATACTCAAACAAATCTGGGCGGTGACAAAAGTCTCCGCCCGGTCCAACCTCGCCTATCCTGGCGAGGTGCTGGGCCGCACTGTCTTTATGGCTGTAATCCTCTATATCTTTCTCAAGTTATGGCAGGCTACTTATAGCCAGAGCGGTGCCACCAGATTAGGTGATATGACTCTGGCTCAAATGCTCTGGTATTTGACCATCACTGAGTCTATCTATATGTCTGCACCCAGACTGACTCGACAAGTCGATGAGGACGTGCGCACAGGCACGCTGGCAGTAAGGCTTATCAAGCCCATGAGCTATCCGCTTTACTGCATCAGTTTTTGCCTGGGCGAGCGCTCAGTTAGATTTGTCTTTAACTTGCTCATTGGTGCCGTCATTACCTTTTGTCTGGTAGGAGCCGTGCCAGTAAGCCCGTTTAGCCTGGCCATGCTGGCAGTTGCCTGCTTGTTTGGCTTTATCCTGGATGCCTTTGGTCAACTGATTGTTGGACTTGGCGCATTCTGGCTTGAGGATACAAGCGGTCTGTTTTTGATTTACACCAGACTGGTAATGATTTTTGGAGGGATGCTTATCCCTCTTGAGTTGTTTCCCCACTGGCTAAAAGAGATTGTTGTTTTTACACCATTTCCCTATTTAGTCTATGGTCCGGTGCATTTGTTTTTACATCCCAGCCTGACAGAGTTTGTGGTGCTGCTTAAAAGCCAATTGATTTGCATATTGGCTCTTGGATTAGTTGCTGCTTTTGTCTACGGCCAAGCTAAAGCGCGTATCTGCGCTCATGGAGGTTAG
- a CDS encoding ATP-binding cassette domain-containing protein — MNAVETVELKKSFSLKTGLFSRAKASTIVAVEGITLTVPEGQAVAFVGPNGAGKSTTIKMLTGILKPTSGKARVLGFDPWRERQKLVKEIGAVFGQRSQLWLHLPPKDTFDLLAQIYDLGKHDYKVRRDLLVERFELGDFIDTPVRKLSLGQRMRCEIAASLLHRPRLLLLDEPTIGIDVVARQRLRELICQWNKEEGLTVFLTSHDTGDIASVASRMVLINHGRIVLDDTVASVSQTVIQEGLEGDLEQVIAHLFAQPAASSAGLRG, encoded by the coding sequence ATGAACGCCGTTGAAACCGTAGAGTTGAAAAAATCTTTTAGCCTCAAAACAGGGCTCTTCAGTAGAGCTAAAGCCAGCACTATTGTGGCAGTAGAAGGCATCACTCTCACTGTCCCCGAAGGACAGGCGGTCGCCTTTGTCGGACCCAACGGTGCCGGTAAATCAACCACAATTAAGATGCTTACAGGTATCCTCAAACCAACCTCTGGCAAAGCCCGAGTCCTTGGCTTTGATCCCTGGAGAGAGCGTCAAAAGCTAGTCAAAGAAATAGGTGCAGTCTTTGGTCAGCGCTCACAATTGTGGTTGCATCTACCACCAAAAGACACTTTTGATCTGTTAGCCCAAATCTATGATCTTGGCAAACACGACTATAAAGTACGTCGAGATTTGCTGGTTGAGCGCTTTGAGCTTGGCGACTTTATCGACACGCCAGTGCGTAAACTCTCATTGGGTCAGCGCATGCGTTGTGAGATAGCGGCCAGTCTATTGCACCGTCCGCGGTTGCTCTTGCTAGATGAGCCCACCATCGGTATCGATGTGGTAGCAAGGCAAAGGTTGAGAGAGCTAATCTGTCAGTGGAATAAAGAAGAAGGCCTGACAGTCTTCCTCACCAGCCACGACACCGGCGATATCGCCTCTGTAGCCAGTCGTATGGTTTTAATCAACCACGGACGCATAGTCCTAGACGATACAGTTGCCAGTGTCAGCCAGACCGTAATCCAAGAAGGTCTCGAAGGAGATCTCGAACAAGTCATAGCCCACTTGTTTGCCCAGCCGGCAGCAAGTAGTGCCGGACTGAGAGGATAA
- a CDS encoding protein kinase, whose amino-acid sequence MKSPGDKTELEERVTIEKSLVNTDKGDIAAVDLSLLPKIGDTVNGFYRIVEQIGTGGMSVVFKAEHLAMRKFVAIKYLAEAIAQDPIAVQRFQTEAQALGALDHPTIAAVLDFGVDQERDLPYLIMEYLEGQTLAELIQINGSLPPTDARDIAIQLADALAHAHDRKVIHRDLKPSNIIVQSVETQKAALDTVPVSAGDLEQYKYKVKIMDFGIAKILQEEGGTRANLTGTQDILGSPDYMSPEQCLGKQTDGRTDIYSLGCVLFEMLTGKPPYRCETPVQTILRHIGDYAPDFGNTSMPQNLRGLIESCLQKKAEDRLSSMTQVKQALASNALLKVSLPARLKKLSHRARHDLVFSGAIVLLLIGVGAIIYNIADNNNMLSDYHVRDQKSAEDWYQAGRFYHVDKRFEKAIPLFNHAIAIKPMDKAYSRLANAYFETGQFKAAIIAAQKAVDLNPKHSQLRRFLADYLDSDMRFEDAGNEYQKAVSLAGSELERVRKDYANARAPGKTVNPVERLAQDGRLKAAEDNLKGTINRAKVHNTNLGNYKENIDLTRLYLKYFPDDKAGQDLLDKHKDDK is encoded by the coding sequence ATGAAATCACCTGGCGACAAAACTGAACTGGAAGAAAGAGTAACCATTGAGAAGTCACTGGTCAACACCGACAAAGGCGATATAGCAGCAGTAGATTTATCTCTCCTGCCTAAAATCGGCGATACAGTCAATGGCTTTTATCGCATAGTGGAGCAAATCGGCACTGGTGGCATGAGTGTCGTATTTAAAGCCGAACATCTAGCCATGCGTAAGTTTGTTGCCATCAAATATCTGGCAGAAGCAATTGCTCAGGATCCCATCGCAGTGCAGAGATTTCAAACTGAAGCTCAGGCACTGGGAGCTCTAGATCATCCAACAATAGCAGCAGTACTAGATTTTGGCGTCGACCAGGAAAGAGACCTGCCTTACTTGATTATGGAATATCTAGAGGGGCAGACTCTGGCCGAACTGATCCAAATCAACGGCTCACTGCCGCCCACTGACGCCAGAGATATCGCCATCCAACTAGCCGACGCGCTGGCCCATGCCCACGACCGCAAAGTTATACACCGCGATCTCAAACCGTCAAACATTATCGTGCAATCAGTTGAGACACAGAAGGCCGCACTAGATACAGTACCAGTGTCCGCAGGGGATCTAGAGCAATACAAATACAAAGTCAAAATCATGGACTTTGGTATTGCCAAAATCCTGCAGGAAGAAGGAGGCACTCGAGCCAACCTGACTGGCACACAAGATATCCTGGGTAGTCCTGATTACATGAGCCCAGAGCAGTGCTTAGGCAAGCAGACAGACGGTCGCACTGACATTTATAGCCTCGGCTGTGTACTTTTTGAAATGCTTACAGGCAAGCCGCCCTATCGCTGCGAAACACCAGTGCAAACAATATTGCGCCACATAGGCGACTATGCACCTGACTTTGGCAACACCAGCATGCCACAAAACCTGAGAGGACTGATTGAGAGTTGCCTGCAAAAAAAGGCAGAAGATCGCCTGTCCTCAATGACACAAGTAAAACAGGCTCTGGCAAGCAACGCTTTGCTCAAAGTGTCGCTACCAGCAAGGCTAAAGAAGCTCAGTCACAGAGCCAGACATGACCTTGTTTTTAGTGGTGCTATTGTGCTTTTGCTTATCGGGGTCGGTGCCATTATCTACAATATTGCCGATAACAATAATATGCTCAGTGACTACCATGTGCGCGATCAAAAAAGTGCCGAAGACTGGTATCAGGCCGGGCGTTTTTATCATGTCGACAAACGCTTCGAAAAAGCAATTCCATTGTTTAATCACGCAATAGCCATAAAGCCCATGGATAAGGCTTACTCACGACTAGCCAATGCCTATTTTGAGACTGGACAATTTAAGGCGGCAATTATAGCAGCCCAAAAAGCTGTCGATTTAAATCCCAAACACTCACAGCTACGGCGCTTTTTAGCAGACTATCTCGATAGTGATATGCGCTTTGAAGATGCTGGCAATGAATATCAAAAAGCGGTCTCGCTTGCCGGCAGCGAGCTAGAGCGTGTGCGCAAAGATTACGCCAATGCCAGAGCACCGGGCAAGACAGTCAATCCAGTAGAACGCCTGGCCCAGGATGGTCGCCTTAAAGCAGCCGAAGATAATCTCAAAGGTACAATTAATAGAGCAAAAGTACATAACACAAATCTCGGCAACTACAAAGAAAACATCGATCTCACTAGATTGTATCTAAAATATTTCCCTGATGATAAAGCCGGGCAAGACTTGCTGGACAAACATAAAGACGACAAATAG
- a CDS encoding protein kinase: MNPKEDLTKNQEEQIVLDKTIVATTKESFAATADTAAVIGEKRSTRLPRGINLGQIFANRFRIDAVLGVGGMGLVLAAHDIEIDRDVAIKVLLPGKGAEAKYLQRFQQEALTVSKLNYPSIVKVFDFGLDAKTEYPYLVMQKVDGEPLSQILKRCHTMSESEASKLVAMIAEALQHAHNNGVIHRDIKPSNILVKKASDGSISNLHIVDFGIARLREKEDGQLTLTKTGEIFGSPEYMSPEQSLGKPVSEATDIYSLGCVLYECLVGKSPYTRESAVETLIAHIQGAAPTFEGKQVSQKMQNIILKALEVDPLKRFAAMEDFGNAVHKKKNVKASFGKRLSYYRQKFKKDNSYKLLAFAILATVSSATFFTINAFIEPEMPAANRSNYLKWYERAITYKENGKLDKYRQALIESNRLQPLHIEGAFQLARLYMQSNENDKAQKTIEQIKQVLPANRAKEFAQISGANYFSLDQPEKARTCLLDILKTDTTDYYALSYLAKLEYAAGNNDKGTDYLTRAFASNKEEALKNSEGLLDYLENKNLAEAKKAASAIVDSYRKAVK, from the coding sequence TTGAACCCAAAAGAAGATCTGACAAAAAATCAAGAAGAACAAATCGTCTTAGACAAAACCATTGTGGCGACCACAAAGGAGAGTTTTGCTGCTACTGCCGACACAGCAGCAGTTATAGGCGAAAAGCGCTCCACAAGACTACCCAGAGGTATCAATCTGGGTCAAATATTTGCCAACAGATTTCGCATCGATGCTGTCCTTGGTGTCGGTGGCATGGGTCTTGTACTTGCTGCTCATGACATTGAAATCGATCGCGATGTGGCAATAAAAGTACTTTTGCCGGGCAAAGGTGCCGAAGCAAAATATTTGCAGCGCTTCCAGCAAGAAGCTCTGACAGTAAGTAAACTAAACTATCCATCAATAGTCAAAGTCTTTGACTTTGGTCTCGACGCTAAAACTGAGTATCCTTACCTCGTCATGCAAAAGGTCGATGGTGAGCCGCTCTCGCAAATACTAAAGAGATGTCACACAATGAGCGAGAGTGAGGCATCTAAACTGGTGGCAATGATTGCCGAAGCATTGCAACATGCTCACAATAATGGTGTTATCCACCGCGACATCAAACCTTCCAATATCCTGGTAAAGAAGGCTAGTGATGGCTCCATATCAAATTTGCACATCGTTGATTTTGGTATCGCCAGACTGAGAGAAAAAGAAGACGGGCAGCTGACTCTGACAAAGACAGGCGAAATCTTTGGCAGCCCCGAATACATGAGTCCAGAACAAAGCCTGGGTAAACCAGTCAGTGAAGCAACTGACATTTATTCTCTGGGCTGTGTCCTCTACGAATGCCTGGTAGGCAAATCACCCTATACTCGCGAGTCAGCAGTAGAGACCCTAATTGCCCATATCCAGGGAGCAGCGCCCACATTCGAAGGCAAGCAAGTCTCTCAAAAGATGCAAAACATTATCCTCAAAGCGCTTGAGGTTGACCCATTAAAACGCTTTGCCGCAATGGAAGACTTTGGCAATGCTGTCCACAAAAAGAAAAATGTCAAAGCCAGCTTTGGCAAGCGCCTGAGCTACTATCGTCAAAAATTTAAAAAGGATAATAGCTACAAACTACTCGCCTTTGCCATCCTGGCCACTGTATCGAGTGCCACATTTTTTACGATAAACGCCTTTATCGAGCCAGAGATGCCAGCGGCAAACCGCAGTAATTATCTCAAATGGTACGAACGCGCAATCACTTATAAAGAGAATGGCAAGCTCGATAAATATCGCCAGGCTTTGATAGAGAGCAACCGCTTGCAACCACTACATATCGAGGGTGCTTTTCAGTTAGCAAGGCTCTATATGCAATCAAATGAAAATGACAAAGCGCAAAAAACAATCGAACAAATAAAACAAGTGTTGCCAGCAAATAGAGCAAAAGAATTTGCCCAAATTAGTGGTGCTAACTACTTTAGCCTAGATCAGCCAGAAAAAGCCCGTACCTGCCTTTTGGATATACTCAAAACAGATACTACGGATTATTACGCCCTGTCATACTTAGCAAAGTTAGAATATGCCGCAGGCAATAACGACAAAGGTACAGACTATCTGACAAGAGCCTTTGCTAGCAATAAAGAAGAAGCGCTCAAAAACAGTGAAGGGCTTTTAGACTATCTAGAAAACAAAAATCTAGCTGAAGCCAAAAAGGCTGCCAGCGCCATTGTAGACAGTTATCGGAAAGCCGTGAAATGA